The genomic interval ACGGTTGACAATAAAGTTACTATTTCTTATTAGTAAGAACAATCGTTTTATCGCCTTTAAAAGTATATAAAATATCCATAGTAGTGAAAACTGTTTTTAGGGCTACCTTTAAATTTTTATGAGAAAACACACCTGTATATTTTTTTGATGTATCTATTTTATCGGAATTAATTGACACATTAAATTGATTCTCTAACGCTTTAATTACTTGTGCTAACGACGCATTTGTAAACGTACTTTCTCCTTGCAACCAAGATGGTTTTACGTCAGAAAATTGCCACTCCTCTACTTTAGAATTTACAATTCTAACAGCGTTTCCTGGTTTTAAAATAATATTATGATTAGAACTTTTTACAGCTACACTTCCTTCATGACATTGTACCTCAAAATAATTGTTATTGACCAACACATTAAATTCTGTTCCTAAAACCTCAACTGTTCCAATAGCAGTAATCACTTTAAAGGTTTTCCCTTTTTCAACATCAAAAAAAGCTTCACCTTTTAAATTTATTTCTCGTTGTTCTTCCCAAGTTTTACTATTAAATTCTAATTGTGATTGTGCATTTAATTGCACCTTAGAATTATCTGGAAGAACAACTGCTAATTGTTCTCCAAAACCTGTTTGAAATTCAGAAGGAGTATCATTCATAAAAAATAAAAGCCCTAAAGCAACAATTAATACTGCAGCAGCACTATACATCCAAGTCGGAATTAATCGTCTAACTTTTGATTGATTTTCTTTATGTAATTCTTGTTGAATTTTATGTAGAGCAGCTTTTTTATTATAAGCTGGTGCTTCTAATTTTTGTGCACTCTCATTAATCTTATTAAAAGCTGTGTACTCTTTAGATTTTTTAAACGACGTTAATTCTTCCTCGGATAGATCGTTAGAAATCCATCGTGCTAAAAAAGTGTCGTCTGAGAAATGTTTTTCCATTTTTTAATTCCTTTCTATTACTAAAACAAGTAACTATTGTTTTACCCTACTTTAAATATCACCTATTTTTTCTCTCAATGTTTTTAAGGCTAAGCTCATACGCTTTTCTACTGCTTTTACAGTGATTCCTATAACCTCAGCTATTTCTGCATATTTTTTCTTATCAATTCTACTTAATAAAAAAACTTCTCGTTGTTTTTCTGGTAAATCTGCAATTGCTTTTTTTAGCTTTACCATAAACTCCTTTTCTTCTAATATAAATTCTGGCGTTTCATTTGTACTCTCTTTTACTAAATGTACTTGATGTTTCAATACAACTTTCTGATAGGCTACTTCATTTAAAAAAGCATTTTTAGAAATAGTATATAAATAAGACTTTGCTTTTTCGAAAATTACTTTTGCGCAATTCTTCCAAAGTTTAATAAATGAATCTTGAACTATATCTTCTGCTTGTTG from Lutibacter sp. Hel_I_33_5 carries:
- a CDS encoding RNA polymerase sigma factor, whose protein sequence is MNPETKSVCEQKNYEMIFNNHSETLRNFIYYKCGNLQQAEDIVQDSFIKLWKNCAKVIFEKAKSYLYTISKNAFLNEVAYQKVVLKHQVHLVKESTNETPEFILEEKEFMVKLKKAIADLPEKQREVFLLSRIDKKKYAEIAEVIGITVKAVEKRMSLALKTLREKIGDI
- a CDS encoding FecR family protein, encoding MEKHFSDDTFLARWISNDLSEEELTSFKKSKEYTAFNKINESAQKLEAPAYNKKAALHKIQQELHKENQSKVRRLIPTWMYSAAAVLIVALGLLFFMNDTPSEFQTGFGEQLAVVLPDNSKVQLNAQSQLEFNSKTWEEQREINLKGEAFFDVEKGKTFKVITAIGTVEVLGTEFNVLVNNNYFEVQCHEGSVAVKSSNHNIILKPGNAVRIVNSKVEEWQFSDVKPSWLQGESTFTNASLAQVIKALENQFNVSINSDKIDTSKKYTGVFSHKNLKVALKTVFTTMDILYTFKGDKTIVLTNKK